The genomic interval GGACTAGCTAACGATAAACTTTTCGCCATTTTTTGCAGCAGACTAGAAACATTTGGTTATAACGGTCATCATGCTGTTCTGAATGCCGCTGATTATGGCGTTCCACAGCGGAGGCGCCGGCTAATTTATCTGGCTGGAATAAAGAGGGAAATTCCGTTCGGCGAAAAAAAACGAAGAAGGAAAACAGTAAAAGACGCTATCGGAGGTATGCCTAAAGCGGGACAAAGCGGAGATCCCTTGCATGACATGCCAGAAAGACGGACCCCAAAGGTTTTAGAACTCATCAGCCTCATCCCAAAAAACGGTGGAAGCCGCAAAGATCTGCCAGAAAAGTTTCAACTCGAATGTCACAAACGATGCAACGGGTTTAAAGATGTCTACGGGCGAATGGCTTGGGACAGTGTTGCTCCCACAATCACCAGCGGATGCTTCAATCCCTCCAAAGGGAGGTTCCTCCATCCCGAAGAAAACCGTGCCATTACGATGCGCGAGGCTGCGTTGCTCCAGGGATTTCCACTCCTGTATAAGTTCCCAACCACTAATAATAAGTCCGCCATTGCCTTGATGATCGGCAATGCTTTGCCACCTCCTTTCATTGCGGCACATGGCAAAAGTATTAAACGCGTTCTCAAGGTTAGAGACAAGGTGTAACCAAATCGGGAAGGGGCTAAATCAACGTGGATATTGAGCAGATTTTGAAAGACAACCTGACACAGGAACAATACAAGGCTGCAATGGATAACGCGAAGGAGGTTTTGTGTCTTGCGTGCGCTGGTTCGGGCAAGTCCAGAACATTGGCTTACCGCATAGCCCGACTTCTCGCCGAGGGAGAACCACCTGGAGGGATCGTAGCCTTCACCTTCACCGACAAGGCGGCTGAATCCATCAAACGTCGAGTTTCTCAGGCCCTCGTTGCCGCAGGAATCGATCCTACAGTGATAGGAGCAATGTATATTGGAACCATACATGCCTACTGTCAACACGTACTTGGAGAAATGGACGCCACGTACCGTCAGTATGACGTGCTCGACGAAAATCGATTGAAGCTTTATCTGATTTCAAGGTCTAGCGCCCTGGGACTCTACCAGTTTCGCAGTCGAGCCAGAAATAACAGCTATTTCGATATAATAGAGCAGGTCTCAGACGCTTGGAAGACGGCTAATGACGAAATATTGAATTTCAATACGGTCGCTAACGAAGATTCGGAGCTTGCTGACTTGCTCAATCGCATAAAAGACAAACTCAGAACGGATCAATATATCGATTTTTCCCTGATGATCAGGGATGCGGTTGACGCAATCGATTCCAACTCTGCGAGTGTGAAAAACGGAATAGGAAAGTTGCGACACCTCATGGTCGATGAGTATCAAGACGTCAACCCCTGTCAGGAAAAACTGAT from Dethiosulfovibrio russensis carries:
- a CDS encoding DNA cytosine methyltransferase; translation: MMKGDLSWESDLIHSDYSKPTAVDLFCGCGGLTVGLKIAGFKVLGALDIDPLAARTYKENHKEVTLWEKDIRELKPEEMLNVLGLKRGELDLLAGCPPCQGFSTLRTMNGAIKVEDPQNDLLMEFERFVEVILPRTIMIENVPGLANDKLFAIFCSRLETFGYNGHHAVLNAADYGVPQRRRRLIYLAGIKREIPFGEKKRRRKTVKDAIGGMPKAGQSGDPLHDMPERRTPKVLELISLIPKNGGSRKDLPEKFQLECHKRCNGFKDVYGRMAWDSVAPTITSGCFNPSKGRFLHPEENRAITMREAALLQGFPLLYKFPTTNNKSAIALMIGNALPPPFIAAHGKSIKRVLKVRDKV